Proteins encoded by one window of Haematobia irritans isolate KBUSLIRL chromosome 2, ASM5000362v1, whole genome shotgun sequence:
- the grk gene encoding gurken — protein sequence MQIPKNLLRIIFMLSTIVAVTDCCSSRILFLKEQTFNIIQQHKMQQYQQSDDHPKPMSEKFEQHVFNSNTGSSDKIFTKNHTNVNVDDESSSGDEQTNADGSSTGENSAHLDRPPPAVGIFNEESQQNPSEQFITDPAVREQLSDNKGYQLFDIYYTIMRDVLSFSCTGQFLTEFCLNGGRCFRYPVGNHSFFSCECADGYVGERCESKSVNGVFVPTSTLDIKQPKILTARVVFSFPMLIFLTVTYLFFGMAIVFKCQPPYRNKNSPHTSRAAGLLFT from the exons AtgcaaattccaaaaaatttgctGCGGATAATTTTCATGCTGTCAACAATTGTCGCAGTCACAG ATTGTTGTTCTAGCCGAATATTATTCCTTAAGGAGCAGACCTTCAATATTATTCAACAACACAAGATGCAACAGTACCAACAAAGTGATGATCACCCTAAACCCATGAGTGAGAAATTTGAACAACACGTTTTCAACAGCAACACTGGATCATCAGATAAGATCTTCACTAAGAATCACACCAATGTCAATGTCGATGATGAATCATCATCGGGTGACGAGCAGACAAATGCTGATGGTTCCAGCACTGGTGAGAATTCGGCCCACTTGGATCGACCGCCTCCGGCAGTCGGCATATTCAATGAGGAATCACAACAAAATCCATCAGAACAATTTATAACTGACCCCGCTGTCCGAGAGCAACTGAGCGATAACAAAGGCTATCAACTATTCGATATTTACTACACCATAATGAGAGATGTCTTGTCCTTCTCATGTACAGGCCAATTCCtcacagaattttgtttgaacggAGGACGATGTTTCCGTTATCCAGTGGGAAATCACAGTTTCTTTTCTTGCGAATGTGCCGATGGTTACGTTGGGGAACGTTGTGAATCGAAGAGTGTTAATG GAGTTTTTGTGCCCACATCTACCTTGGATATCAAACAACCAAAAATTTTAACCGCCCGAGTCGTCTTCTCCTTTCCCATGCTGATATTTCTTACGGTCACCTATTTGTTTTTCGGTATGGCAATAGTGTTCAAATGCCAACCcccgtatagaaacaaaaactcGCCGCATACTTCTCGAGCAGCCGGACTGCTCTTTACGTGA